The region TACTCTGATGGCCTCAGCAattgaatttgctccctcaacATCAATGCCATCTTTggacaaatccaaagaagaaagagtgGTGTTTACTTttagggcctgagcaagtgaatgtGCTCCCTTAGCACCAATGTGATTCTCTGACAAATCCAAAGAGGCAAGAGAGGTGTTTATTccgagggcctgagcaagtgaatttgctccctcagcaCCAATGGAATTGGAactcaaattcaaagaagaaagaaaggtgTTCACTCTCAGGGCCTGAGccagtgaatttgctcccacATCACCAATGGCGTTAGAactcaaattcaaagaagaaagaaaggtgtttactctgagagcctgagcaagtgaactTGCTCCCTCATCACTAATGGAATTGGAactcaaattcaaagaagagaGAAAAGTGTTCACTCtcagggcctgagcaagtgaatttgctccctcaacACCAATGGAATTTCTAtacaaatccaaagaagaaagagaggtgtttactcggagggcctgagcaagcaGATCTGTAACCTCAGTGGAAAACTTCCACCAAAACAAGTTGAGGCTTGAAACGGTAGAGTTAAAGGCGAGGACCTGTAAAAACGTCTCAATAGAATCGCTGTCCCATTCATCCAAGGTTGGCCTCGCTACCACGTCAACCAAACGAAGACTCACGCCAAGGGTACGAACTAGTTTTGTGTAAAGGTCTCCTGAACAAGTTTTACATTCGTTAAGTAAGGCATTAACAACAGTGAAGCAAAAAACGAAGTTATCACATGTGTGGCATCTTTCATTTACAACTGACGCCATACTTTGCACCACTGACACTGCAGTTTCCTCGGATCGCAGTGCTACGACTCCAATCATGAATCTAAGGACAGGAAATAGTTCACCCATGTATCTCTCATCGGTCAGTACTGAGTAGGAGTTCGTGATATCATCAATAGCCGATACGGCCAGGAAGTAACCAGAAAAGAATTCTTGGAAACTCTTGTGAAAAAACCCATAACGGTCGCAAGGAGCTCTCTTGCGACCACCAGACTGGATCGaaagaaagccaaattttATTAGTAAACTTTCCTTGATATCCCCGCTGTAGTCATCGAAATACAGCTTTTGTTTACACAGAGAATCCAGCGCAGTTTCTCCCAGGATCATCAGTTCCTTCTTGTAAACTAATAAAAGGTCTTTACCTCTATTTGATAAGCCGCTCTTGCTTTCATAACGTCtcaaaacaaagagaacaatCTCCACGTAAAGCTGCGTCCTGTTGGATGTCAGAATTCCCTCAAAATCCTCGAAGATAACACAGAGTAGAAGAGTGTTCAAAGGGTTTTGTGTTACTGCCACTAAATCCATATTGCAATGAACTTTGGAGATAAGCGCTTCTGCCAAGTGTTCCGCATGTTGAAAATACTTTCTTATGTAACACTCTGCATCAGTTGTTGTGAATCCCACAATCTCTAACAAAGTGTCGGTGTACGGCCCCACTTTTCTCCCCACCTCATGACGGGATGTGAGAATAACGTAACAGCCAGGAAGCTGCTTCCTTTGAATAACTTTCAAGAACATTTCCAGTTTTTGTGGGTCTGCCTCATCTAACCCATCGAGCACAAGCAACACCTTGGAgggattttctttcaagaattgGAAAAACATCTCTTTTTCCTCCGACTTAAGTTCGTCTGGCAGAATTTGATCTTCAATAGTGCCCCGGAGAGTAGATTTAATTCCACGACATCTGAGAAGCAGCAGTACATCAATTTTAGGAAAAGACTCGTCCCATTCGCGGCATGATTTGTTTGCCCAATCAAATACCAGTTTTTGGCAATAGGTGGTCTTTCCCATACCAGGTTCACCTTCAATCAACACTATCAGCGGTTGCTCGCAACAATCGTGCGGTGTGAAGATACTTGTCATGTTGGTGACTTCATTTGTGGCCTCTAGTCTGcatgccttttcttttttaactatCCTTAGTCTGGTGAAAATGTCCTGTATCTGGAAATTGAACTCGTCACACCAAGGAATTGGAAAAATCACGCCTTCACACTTTAGGTAAACCTGTCGTATCCCCTCTATGACGTGGCTTGGACACGAAGCACGTGCTATAACAAGCAaggaataaaaacagagaTCTATTTTAAATACCATACATTCTATTGCAGACATCAAATCTTAGCTACTCATCATATGACTCGCGATTGCCAATAAGTATAGGTGCGAGTTCACCCGTACAATAAAGTATGGATCTTTGATCAATCAGATCAGTAGTGGTCAGCTGGATTGTTATACAATagaaaatattgttgttgttttttttaactttaatttttcgATTAACCATGGTACCATTTTTTACCATTTATAACTTTTAAACCCTTTCAACGTACTCTCACACAAATTTTGGGGTCAATATCGTTTTCCCTTTTGACACTTCTTTCTGGAGAGGAACTTacaacaacacaaaattaatgaccgAGGGCGTTCCGTAAGGGACAACTAAAACATAAACC is a window of Acropora palmata chromosome 4, jaAcrPala1.3, whole genome shotgun sequence DNA encoding:
- the LOC141879271 gene encoding uncharacterized protein LOC141879271, producing MDDMEPCKALCFLSKDEQNGEVKRRFMASAVSVNGQTFLLTSSSAIKDKDKQEKLIFKRYSRKHFGRYTVEASFFGEFGEFTFLRIRDTPKDNGGKFDILRLNLKLPPSESLNVLTSPCAMEKLKFNFKCDGNIRKIELSEKSIEETSIVGAPIIVGQSGQFSVIGVVGWTSEETLCPCYWNENTLDMLSKQMDIQGKKVAAGIKKPVEKARASCPSHVIEGIRQVYLKCEGVIFPIPWCDEFNFQIQDIFTRLRIVKKEKACRLEATNEVTNMTSIFTPHDCCEQPLIVLIEGEPGMGKTTYCQKLVFDWANKSCREWDESFPKIDVLLLLRCRGIKSTLRGTIEDQILPDELKSEEKEMFFQFLKENPSKVLLVLDGLDEADPQKLEMFLKVIQRKQLPGCYVILTSRHEVGRKVGPYTDTLLEIVGFTTTDAECYIRKYFQHAEHLAEALISKVHCNMDLVAVTQNPLNTLLLCVIFEDFEGILTSNRTQLYVEIVLFVLRRYESKSGLSNRGKDLLLVYKKELMILGETALDSLCKQKLYFDDYSGDIKESLLIKFGFLSIQSGGRKRAPCDRYGFFHKSFQEFFSGYFLAVSAIDDITNSYSVLTDERYMGELFPVLRFMIGVVALRSEETAVSVVQSMASVVNERCHTCDNFVFCFTVVNALLNECKTCSGDLYTKLVRTLGVSLRLVDVVARPTLDEWDSDSIETFLQVLAFNSTVSSLNLFWWKFSTEVTDLLAQALRVNTSLSSLDLYRNSIGVEGANSLAQALRVNTFLSSLNLSSNSISDEGASSLAQALRVNTFLSSLNLSSNAIGDVGANSLAQALRVNTFLSSLNLSSNSIGAEGANSLAQALGINTSLASLDLSENHIGAKGAHSLAQALKVNTTLSSLDLSKDGIDVEGANSIAEAIRVNTSLSSLNLHSTFIGNEGANSLARALTVNTSLSSLDLSRNFGGAKEPKSPSRVQKESTALSFWDLELDVIPAEFAQASGVNTDLGLCTNFFPAPLAVRQIGSLTSFVNVHFNSIGAEGANSLAEALRVNTSLSSLNLHSNSIGDKGADSLAMALRINTSLCSLDLSANSICAEGAKSLAQALIDNTSLSSFAFSYNRIGAEGANSLAQALRVNASLSSLNLSCNSICAQGANSLAKALGVNTSLSSLDLSHNSIGNEGASALAQALTVNTSLSSLILKHNSIGDEGANSLAEALRGNTSLSFLVLSDNPIDEEIGISLAQALRVNLCLFTLD